From a region of the Synechococcus sp. PCC 7502 genome:
- the nuoH gene encoding NADH-quinone oxidoreductase subunit NuoH has protein sequence MNTGIDLQRSLIELLTGLGLPFGLAKVIWMLIPMVVIVLGVTVGALACTWLERKISAAMQQRIGPEYAGPFGILLPLADVGKLLIKQDIIPAKADPILFTLGPLLVFISIFLCYLVVPFGQNLLISDLGTGIFFIIAISSISPIGLLMSGYSSNNKYALIGGLRAAAQSISYEIPLALAALAIAMMSNGLSTVDIVNQQASYGILSWNIWRQPVGFMIFAIAALAECERLPFDLPEADEELVAGYQNEYGGIKFALFYGGSYANLLLAGLLVAILYLGGWELPFPIDTISGFLGISPNAGWWQVIAATLGITMTLLKAYFFIFFAVLLRFTVPRVRIDQLLDLGWKFLLPIGLVNLLLTAALKLTFPFAFGG, from the coding sequence ATGAATACAGGTATTGATTTACAGAGATCGCTAATTGAATTGCTAACAGGACTGGGACTACCCTTTGGTCTGGCTAAGGTAATTTGGATGTTAATTCCCATGGTGGTAATTGTTTTGGGCGTTACGGTTGGAGCATTAGCCTGTACTTGGTTGGAACGTAAAATTTCCGCAGCGATGCAACAAAGAATTGGACCAGAGTATGCCGGACCCTTTGGAATTTTGCTACCCCTAGCCGACGTGGGCAAGTTATTAATTAAACAAGATATTATTCCGGCCAAAGCTGATCCGATCCTGTTTACCTTGGGTCCGCTTTTAGTATTTATTTCGATATTTCTTTGTTATTTAGTTGTACCGTTTGGGCAGAATTTACTGATTTCCGATCTGGGTACAGGTATATTTTTTATCATCGCTATTTCCAGTATTTCGCCCATTGGCTTACTCATGTCTGGGTATTCCTCCAATAATAAGTACGCCTTAATTGGTGGTTTAAGAGCCGCAGCGCAATCAATTAGTTATGAAATTCCCCTAGCTCTTGCAGCTTTAGCGATCGCCATGATGTCCAATGGACTCAGTACCGTTGATATTGTCAATCAGCAAGCAAGTTATGGCATTTTGTCTTGGAATATTTGGCGGCAACCTGTGGGTTTTATGATCTTTGCGATCGCTGCCCTTGCGGAATGTGAACGTTTACCCTTTGACTTACCTGAGGCTGACGAAGAACTGGTAGCAGGCTATCAAAATGAGTATGGCGGCATTAAATTTGCCCTGTTTTATGGTGGTTCCTACGCTAACCTACTTTTGGCTGGTCTGCTGGTGGCAATTTTGTACCTAGGTGGTTGGGAGTTACCTTTCCCCATTGATACAATTTCTGGCTTTTTAGGAATTAGCCCTAATGCAGGATGGTGGCAAGTTATAGCTGCGACGTTGGGAATTACGATGACCTTACTTAAAGCTTATTTCTTTATCTTTTTTGCTGTGTTATTACGCTTTACTGTACCAAGGGTTAGAATCGACCAACTACTAGACTTAGGCTGGAAGTTTTTATTACCCATTGGCTTAGTTAATCTTTTATTGACCGCCGCTCTAAAGTTGACTTTCCCCTTTGCCTTTGGTGGTTAG
- a CDS encoding photosystem II reaction center protein L, which produces MAEKNPNSQPVELNRTSLFLGLLLIFVTVLLFSSYFFN; this is translated from the coding sequence ATGGCTGAAAAAAATCCTAATAGCCAACCTGTAGAGTTGAATCGCACTTCACTCTTCCTTGGCTTACTCTTAATTTTTGTAACTGTACTACTTTTCTCTAGCTACTTCTTTAATTAG
- the psbE gene encoding cytochrome b559 subunit alpha — translation MAGTTGERPFSDIITSVRYWLIHSLTIPALFLAGWLFVQTGLAYDIFGTPRPNEYYTNDRQEAPILRDRYDANQEIPNYNK, via the coding sequence ATGGCAGGTACTACTGGAGAACGTCCGTTCTCAGATATTATTACAAGTGTTCGTTACTGGTTAATTCACAGTCTGACTATCCCCGCTTTATTTTTAGCTGGATGGCTGTTTGTACAAACTGGTCTTGCTTACGATATTTTTGGTACGCCCCGCCCCAATGAATACTATACTAACGATCGCCAAGAGGCTCCCATTCTCCGCGATCGCTACGATGCTAATCAAGAAATTCCTAACTACAATAAATAA
- a CDS encoding NAD(P)H-quinone oxidoreductase subunit H — translation MVMIETKAERMVINMGPHHPSMHGVLRLIVTLDGEDVVDCEPVLGYLHRGMEKIAENRTVVQYLPYVTRWDYLATMFTEAITVNAPEKLANVPVPRRASYIRMIMLELSRIASHLLWLGTFMGDIGALSPFFYTFREREMVYDLFEAATGMRMMHNYFRIGGVAADLPYGWVDKCEDFCNYLTPKVDEYEKLITNNPIFRKRVEGLGTIGREEAINWGLSGPMLRGSGVNWDLRKVDHYELYDELDWQVQTETGGDCLARYLVRVREIRESTKMVLQALKQLPGGSYENLEAQRVLAGPKSEWNAFDYQFIGKKSSPTFKVPEGEHYVRVEAPKGELGVYLIGEDNIFPWRFKIRPPGFVNLQPLPELVRGSKIADLMAILGSVDIIMGEVDR, via the coding sequence ATGGTGATGATCGAAACAAAAGCAGAACGCATGGTAATTAACATGGGACCTCATCATCCCTCCATGCACGGTGTACTCAGGCTTATAGTTACCCTTGATGGGGAAGATGTTGTAGATTGTGAGCCAGTATTGGGTTATCTCCATAGAGGCATGGAAAAAATTGCTGAGAACCGCACTGTAGTTCAGTATTTACCCTACGTCACCCGATGGGACTACCTTGCCACCATGTTTACCGAGGCAATTACGGTAAATGCCCCAGAAAAATTGGCAAATGTCCCTGTTCCCCGCCGTGCTAGCTATATTCGCATGATTATGCTAGAGCTTAGTCGCATTGCTTCCCATTTGCTTTGGCTAGGAACTTTTATGGGTGATATTGGTGCCTTAAGCCCATTTTTCTATACTTTCCGTGAACGGGAAATGGTTTACGATCTGTTTGAAGCAGCTACAGGGATGCGGATGATGCACAACTACTTCCGTATTGGTGGTGTTGCCGCAGATTTACCCTATGGATGGGTTGATAAATGTGAAGACTTTTGTAATTACTTGACACCCAAAGTCGATGAATACGAAAAACTAATTACAAACAATCCTATTTTCCGCAAACGGGTAGAAGGATTAGGTACAATCGGTCGCGAGGAAGCAATTAACTGGGGACTTTCGGGACCAATGCTGCGTGGCTCTGGCGTAAATTGGGATTTGCGTAAAGTCGATCACTACGAACTCTACGATGAGCTAGATTGGCAGGTGCAAACTGAAACTGGTGGTGATTGCCTTGCCCGCTACTTGGTTAGAGTCCGAGAAATTCGTGAATCTACGAAAATGGTACTTCAGGCATTAAAACAACTTCCCGGTGGCTCCTACGAAAATCTAGAGGCACAGAGAGTATTAGCTGGTCCTAAAAGTGAGTGGAATGCCTTTGACTATCAGTTTATTGGCAAAAAATCTTCGCCTACATTTAAGGTACCTGAGGGTGAGCATTATGTGCGAGTAGAAGCTCCAAAGGGTGAGTTGGGCGTGTATTTAATTGGTGAAGATAACATTTTCCCCTGGCGGTTTAAGATTCGTCCACCTGGATTTGTAAACTTGCAGCCGTTACCCGAACTTGTAAGAGGTTCAAAAATTGCAGATTTAATGGCAATCTTAGGTAGTGTTGATATTATTATGGGTGAGGTTGACCGCTAA
- a CDS encoding B12-binding domain-containing radical SAM protein codes for MRTLLIYPLFPKTFWSYEKILEMVDRKVLLPPLGLVTVAAILPQTWEFKLVDRNIREVTEAEWEWADIVIMSAMIVQKADLINQIKEAKRRGKLVAIGGPYPTSVPHEVQDVGTDFLILDEGEITLPMFVEAVERGETSGMFRTSEKPDVTSTPIPRFDLLELDAYDMMSVQFSRGCPFQCEFCDIIVLYGRKPRTKTPAQLLAELDYLYDLGWRRGVFMVDDNFIGNKRNVKLLLQALKIWMAEHQYPFRFDTEASVDLAQDSELMELMVECGFAAVFLGIETPDEDSLQLTKKFQNTRGSLIDAVQSIIKAGLRPMAGFIIGFDGEKLGAGDRIVRFAELAAIPSTTFAMLQALPNTALWHRLQKEGRLRENTDGNINQTTLMNFVATRPLEDIAREYIEAFCALYDPVKYLDRTYRCFLMMGCASWTAPAKAPDLKIVKALLIVIWRQGIKRETRWKFWHHLFDIARKNPRVLEHYLAACAHNEHFLEYRQIVRDQIESQLTEYLKQGAETPYIPIPAQTKMQSSAISEQAIAG; via the coding sequence ATGCGTACCTTACTAATCTATCCCTTATTTCCTAAAACCTTTTGGTCATACGAAAAAATACTAGAAATGGTTGATCGCAAGGTTTTACTTCCACCCTTAGGATTAGTAACTGTCGCCGCCATCCTACCGCAAACTTGGGAATTTAAGTTAGTCGATCGCAATATTCGCGAAGTCACCGAAGCTGAATGGGAATGGGCAGATATAGTGATTATGTCGGCAATGATTGTCCAAAAAGCAGATTTAATTAATCAAATAAAAGAAGCAAAACGGCGGGGTAAATTAGTAGCGATCGGTGGACCTTATCCCACATCAGTTCCACACGAAGTTCAAGATGTCGGTACAGACTTTTTAATTTTAGATGAAGGTGAAATTACCCTACCCATGTTCGTTGAGGCAGTAGAACGGGGTGAGACGTCAGGAATGTTCCGCACTAGTGAAAAGCCCGACGTTACCAGTACGCCAATTCCCCGGTTTGATTTATTAGAACTAGATGCCTACGATATGATGTCGGTGCAGTTTTCCCGTGGCTGTCCATTTCAATGCGAATTTTGTGACATTATCGTTCTCTATGGGCGCAAACCTCGAACTAAAACCCCTGCTCAGTTATTAGCAGAACTAGATTATCTCTATGATCTCGGCTGGAGAAGGGGCGTATTCATGGTCGATGACAACTTTATTGGCAACAAGCGTAATGTTAAGTTGCTATTACAGGCATTAAAAATCTGGATGGCTGAACATCAATATCCGTTCCGTTTTGATACAGAGGCATCGGTGGATTTAGCTCAAGACTCTGAACTCATGGAGCTTATGGTGGAATGTGGCTTTGCGGCAGTGTTTTTGGGTATAGAAACCCCCGATGAAGATAGTTTACAGTTAACTAAAAAGTTTCAAAATACCCGTGGCTCATTGATCGATGCCGTCCAAAGTATTATTAAAGCCGGATTACGTCCGATGGCAGGATTTATCATTGGCTTTGATGGCGAAAAATTGGGAGCAGGCGATCGCATTGTCAGATTTGCTGAATTAGCTGCTATTCCCTCTACTACCTTTGCGATGTTACAAGCATTACCCAATACTGCCCTATGGCATCGGTTACAAAAAGAAGGGAGGCTAAGGGAAAATACCGATGGGAATATTAACCAGACTACATTGATGAATTTTGTTGCAACTCGTCCTTTGGAAGATATTGCGAGGGAATATATAGAAGCATTTTGCGCTTTGTACGATCCAGTTAAATATTTAGATCGTACCTATCGTTGCTTTTTGATGATGGGTTGTGCCTCTTGGACTGCTCCTGCTAAAGCTCCAGATTTGAAAATTGTTAAAGCTTTACTAATTGTGATTTGGCGACAGGGCATAAAACGGGAAACTCGTTGGAAATTTTGGCATCATTTGTTTGACATTGCCAGAAAAAATCCTAGAGTGCTAGAACATTATTTAGCAGCCTGCGCTCATAATGAGCATTTCTTGGAATATCGCCAAATTGTGCGGGATCAAATTGAAAGCCAACTCACTGAATACTTAAAACAAGGTGCTGAAACTCCATACATTCCAATTCCTGCCCAGACCAAAATGCAGTCAAGTGCTATATCAGAACAGGCGATCGCTGGTTAA
- a CDS encoding LysR family transcriptional regulator has product MRQATLHQLKVFEAVARHNSFTRAAEELFLTQPTVSMQVKQLSKAVGLPLFEQVGKRLYLTTAGKELFGTCKELFDRLSEFESKIADLKGLKRGVLRLSVITTAKYIIPRLLGLFSQRYPGIDISLKVTNHERISERMLNNQDDLYVMSQLPEDFDINVHSFLENPLVVLAPRSHPLVKETNIPLQRLADELFIMREPGSGTRQAVQKLFDEQNIKVKVKLDLGSNEAIKQAIAGGLGISVLSRHTLTSENMNNEIAVLDVEHFPIRRHWYVIYPAGKQLSIVAKTFFDYLMNEGKVIAEQNFIHNHNINVTSDLNYPAKD; this is encoded by the coding sequence TTGAGACAGGCTACACTCCATCAGTTAAAGGTTTTTGAGGCAGTTGCTCGACATAATAGCTTTACAAGGGCAGCAGAGGAGTTATTTTTAACCCAGCCTACGGTCTCTATGCAGGTAAAGCAATTGTCTAAGGCAGTTGGACTTCCCCTATTTGAACAAGTTGGTAAGCGACTGTATCTTACAACAGCAGGTAAAGAACTGTTTGGAACCTGTAAGGAGTTATTTGATCGGCTTTCTGAATTTGAAAGTAAGATTGCTGACTTAAAGGGACTAAAGCGGGGAGTTTTGCGTTTATCGGTAATTACTACGGCAAAATACATAATTCCCCGATTACTGGGCTTATTTTCGCAACGTTATCCAGGTATAGATATTTCCCTAAAGGTTACTAACCATGAACGGATTTCTGAGCGCATGTTAAATAACCAAGACGATCTATATGTTATGAGTCAGCTACCTGAGGACTTTGATATTAACGTCCATTCATTTTTAGAAAATCCTTTAGTTGTTCTGGCTCCGCGATCGCACCCTTTAGTAAAAGAAACAAATATTCCACTCCAACGCTTAGCAGATGAGCTATTTATTATGAGGGAACCGGGTTCCGGGACAAGGCAGGCAGTGCAAAAGTTATTTGATGAACAGAATATTAAGGTTAAGGTCAAACTCGATCTGGGTAGTAATGAGGCTATTAAGCAGGCGATCGCTGGCGGACTAGGTATTTCTGTGCTGTCTCGTCATACCCTAACCTCAGAAAATATGAATAATGAAATAGCTGTTTTAGATGTGGAGCATTTTCCCATTCGCCGTCACTGGTATGTCATTTATCCTGCGGGTAAGCAATTATCAATTGTGGCAAAGACTTTCTTTGATTATTTAATGAACGAGGGTAAAGTGATCGCTGAACAGAATTTTATTCATAATCACAACATCAATGTTACTAGTGACCTTAATTATCCAGCTAAGGATTGA
- a CDS encoding FHA domain-containing protein — MNENPNTHTLLITDTKGTRKVALKELKYTLGRDISNNISINSKYVSRQHAVLLRIPGSIAGTHLYRIIDGDLSGKPSVNGVIINGNTKVASYELSHGDVISLAPDAQITYLIGETVGMEVSKIGRHQNTGGSDESDTLINEIKVRRTQ; from the coding sequence ATGAACGAGAACCCCAACACTCACACTCTGCTAATTACAGATACTAAAGGCACTAGAAAAGTGGCTCTCAAAGAGCTAAAGTACACCTTGGGCAGAGATATTAGCAATAATATTAGTATTAACTCTAAGTATGTCTCACGCCAGCATGCCGTCTTGCTTAGAATCCCCGGCAGTATCGCTGGTACTCATCTCTATCGCATTATTGATGGAGACCTATCTGGTAAACCTAGCGTCAATGGTGTCATTATTAATGGCAATACTAAAGTTGCTTCCTACGAGCTATCCCACGGCGATGTGATCTCCCTTGCCCCAGATGCTCAAATCACCTACCTAATTGGCGAAACAGTTGGGATGGAGGTTTCAAAAATTGGCAGACATCAAAACACTGGCGGCAGCGATGAATCTGACACATTAATTAATGAAATTAAAGTTAGACGAACTCAATAA
- a CDS encoding DUF2614 family zinc ribbon-containing protein, whose product MRFYTFNSGNNNDRFGGIRFWLTTFLVIWGLSFLGLGWIVNSIFILIGILIALPVIGAIALQWWVGRSIVTSSCPVCEHTSTATVSSQFYCPSCGEPLQVENRKFIRISTPGTIDVQVETIY is encoded by the coding sequence ATGAGATTTTATACCTTTAATAGTGGTAATAATAATGACCGATTTGGGGGGATCAGATTTTGGCTGACCACATTTTTGGTGATTTGGGGACTAAGTTTTTTGGGCTTGGGCTGGATTGTTAACTCTATTTTTATTTTAATTGGGATTTTAATTGCGTTGCCAGTAATTGGGGCGATCGCTTTGCAATGGTGGGTCGGTAGAAGCATTGTTACTAGTAGTTGTCCCGTGTGCGAACATACCTCTACAGCAACCGTTAGTAGCCAATTTTACTGCCCTAGTTGTGGCGAACCTTTACAGGTAGAAAATCGTAAATTTATCCGTATCAGTACCCCTGGCACCATCGATGTCCAAGTCGAAACTATTTATTAA
- the psbF gene encoding cytochrome b559 subunit beta yields MSNPNLPVQYPVFTVRWLTIHALGVPSVFFLGAITAMQFISR; encoded by the coding sequence ATGAGCAATCCCAACCTTCCTGTTCAATATCCTGTTTTTACCGTTCGTTGGCTAACTATTCATGCTCTAGGAGTACCTTCTGTATTCTTCCTCGGAGCGATCACAGCCATGCAATTTATTAGTCGCTAA
- the psaI gene encoding photosystem I reaction center subunit VIII: protein MAASYLPPIFVLLTGLVFPAVAITSLFLYIERQA, encoded by the coding sequence ATGGCTGCTAGTTACTTACCACCTATTTTTGTTCTACTCACTGGTCTTGTCTTTCCTGCGGTAGCAATCACCTCTTTGTTCCTATATATTGAACGTCAAGCTTAA
- a CDS encoding photosystem II reaction center protein J: protein MQQGGRIPLWLVATVAGTGILTLVGVFFYGSYVGLGSAG, encoded by the coding sequence ATGCAACAAGGTGGACGTATCCCTCTATGGTTAGTAGCAACAGTCGCTGGCACTGGCATACTCACATTAGTAGGTGTATTCTTTTATGGCTCCTATGTCGGACTAGGTTCGGCAGGCTAA
- a CDS encoding Uma2 family endonuclease: MIALQDINYISAEEYMKREHLSQTKHEYKQGYVYAMSGASDSHNAVSGNLYILIRNHLRAKGCRVYASDMKVRIDKLDIYYYPDLMVTCDPEDTKYNYFKKSPCLIIEVQSPSTANFDQNEKFEDYSQIESLQEYVIVSQNRMNVKCFRRNSENLWVQQSYKSGDRLELKSIDLTTEIENLYEDVVFSEITTDRLLLPEDYQS; encoded by the coding sequence ATGATTGCACTACAAGATATTAACTATATTTCGGCTGAGGAATATATGAAACGGGAACACCTTAGCCAAACTAAGCATGAGTATAAGCAGGGATATGTTTATGCTATGTCTGGAGCAAGCGATTCTCACAATGCAGTTTCTGGAAACTTGTACATTTTAATTAGAAATCATCTGCGAGCTAAAGGCTGTCGAGTTTATGCTTCTGACATGAAAGTCAGGATTGATAAATTGGATATTTATTACTATCCTGATCTGATGGTAACTTGTGATCCAGAGGATACTAAGTACAACTACTTTAAAAAGTCACCCTGCTTAATTATTGAAGTGCAATCTCCTAGTACAGCAAACTTTGATCAAAATGAAAAATTTGAGGATTATAGTCAGATTGAATCTTTGCAAGAATATGTCATAGTTTCTCAGAATCGGATGAACGTAAAATGTTTTCGCCGCAATTCTGAGAATCTTTGGGTTCAGCAATCCTATAAATCTGGAGATCGCCTTGAATTAAAGTCCATAGACTTAACTACAGAAATTGAAAATCTCTATGAAGATGTGGTTTTTAGTGAAATTACTACAGATCGGCTTTTGCTACCAGAAGATTACCAAAGCTAG
- a CDS encoding DUF1825 family protein, translating to MGFFDSDIVQQEARNLFQDYQALIELGSNYGKFDREGKKLFITKMEEMMDRFAIFTKRFELSDDFMAQMTMKQMQSQLGNFGVTPQQMFEQMHVTLERMKSELGD from the coding sequence ATGGGATTTTTTGACTCTGACATTGTGCAGCAAGAAGCTCGTAATCTGTTCCAAGATTATCAAGCACTCATAGAACTAGGCAGTAATTACGGTAAATTTGATCGAGAAGGCAAAAAACTATTCATTACTAAAATGGAAGAAATGATGGATAGGTTTGCAATTTTTACCAAAAGATTTGAGCTATCTGACGACTTTATGGCACAAATGACTATGAAGCAAATGCAAAGTCAGTTAGGTAATTTTGGGGTCACTCCCCAGCAAATGTTTGAGCAGATGCACGTTACCCTAGAGCGTATGAAATCCGAACTTGGTGACTGA
- the thiD gene encoding bifunctional hydroxymethylpyrimidine kinase/phosphomethylpyrimidine kinase, producing MTISNIPIAMTIAGSDSGGGAGIQADLKTFAFHCVHGTCAITCVTAQNTLGVNRVDALPIESITAQIQSVVSDIGVQAVKTGMLLNQEIITAVVQQLRYLNLKNVIVDPVMVSRTGAKLLNDDAIATIKNLLIPQATVTTPNLYEAEILSNLTINTLSDMQTAAEAIYKLGAKAVLVKGGGMAGELKGVDLWFDGENSEVLKTEFINTTNTHGTGCTLSAAITANLALGKSPLESVIQAKNYITNALKFNLAIGQGQEPVGHFFPLLITP from the coding sequence ATGACAATATCCAATATCCCCATAGCAATGACGATCGCTGGCTCAGATAGTGGTGGTGGTGCTGGGATTCAAGCTGACCTAAAAACCTTTGCCTTTCATTGTGTGCATGGCACCTGTGCTATTACCTGCGTCACGGCTCAAAATACCTTGGGAGTTAACCGTGTTGATGCGTTACCTATAGAGAGTATAACTGCTCAAATTCAATCTGTAGTTAGCGATATTGGCGTTCAAGCAGTCAAAACAGGAATGCTATTGAACCAAGAAATAATTACCGCAGTGGTTCAGCAACTTAGATACCTAAACTTAAAAAATGTGATTGTTGATCCCGTTATGGTATCTCGCACAGGTGCAAAATTATTAAATGACGATGCGATCGCTACAATTAAAAATCTCCTGATTCCCCAAGCCACAGTTACTACTCCTAACCTCTACGAAGCTGAAATTCTAAGTAATTTAACTATTAATACGCTCTCCGATATGCAAACAGCGGCTGAGGCAATCTATAAACTTGGAGCTAAGGCGGTATTAGTCAAGGGCGGCGGAATGGCAGGCGAACTTAAGGGCGTTGATCTGTGGTTTGATGGCGAAAACTCAGAGGTTCTAAAAACTGAATTCATCAATACAACTAATACTCATGGTACAGGTTGCACCCTCTCTGCTGCGATTACTGCCAATTTAGCCTTAGGCAAATCTCCCTTAGAGTCGGTGATCCAAGCTAAAAACTATATCACCAATGCTTTGAAATTTAACCTAGCGATCGGGCAGGGACAGGAACCAGTGGGACATTTTTTCCCGTTACTAATTACTCCCTAA